One segment of Oscillospiraceae bacterium MB08-C2-2 DNA contains the following:
- the cls gene encoding cardiolipin synthase, whose translation MNALKRIVTFLFSRLFVVALMLLVQMALLIAVLTHYSQNAIYLYLGLNALSFFAVMGVVSNHENPAYKMTWIIAIMLFPLTGGVFYLLLGNKRIPHKMRNKIKNTSFVTREFHGENRLCETQLEPKNSQLAIQSRYIYNVSGFTAMGNTANHYYALGDDAFPHILEQLKKAEKFIFLEYFIIRPGRMWNTILGILQKKAADGVEVRVMYDDIGCINTLPPEYDQLLEKSGIKVRVFNPFRPRLTPLANYRDHRKILVVDGNVAFSGGYNLADEYINEFERFGHWKDTGFMLQGDGVWSFTFMFLQQWVSCGKTTELIDYDAYRPTLTVAEQDGLVQAFDDSPLDRFNVCETIYRNMLSRAQRYIYIATPYLILDSDMENTLCNAAQMGLDVRILTPSIPDKWYVHLLSRSYYNHLIQAGITIYEYSPGFMHGKMIVADDEIATVGTCNMDFRSFYLHYECGAVFYLSSMVGKVKADMEATFAVSHKVTLEEARKISLPMRVVRAFIKLFAPLM comes from the coding sequence ATGAATGCCTTGAAGAGAATCGTAACCTTTCTTTTCAGCCGTCTGTTTGTTGTTGCTTTAATGCTTTTGGTTCAGATGGCTCTACTGATCGCAGTATTGACACATTACAGCCAAAATGCAATTTATCTCTATCTGGGCCTTAACGCTTTAAGCTTCTTTGCTGTTATGGGTGTTGTATCCAACCATGAGAATCCCGCCTATAAAATGACCTGGATTATTGCCATTATGCTGTTCCCTTTGACTGGCGGCGTATTTTATCTGCTGCTGGGCAATAAGCGGATTCCCCATAAGATGCGAAATAAGATCAAGAATACTTCCTTTGTAACCCGAGAATTTCATGGTGAAAACCGTCTGTGCGAAACACAGCTGGAGCCAAAAAACAGTCAGCTTGCCATTCAGAGCCGCTACATTTACAACGTTTCCGGCTTCACGGCTATGGGCAACACTGCCAATCACTACTACGCTCTAGGGGACGATGCTTTCCCGCATATATTGGAGCAGCTAAAAAAAGCGGAGAAGTTTATTTTTCTGGAATACTTTATCATCCGTCCCGGCCGAATGTGGAACACTATTTTAGGCATTTTGCAGAAAAAGGCCGCTGATGGTGTTGAAGTCCGGGTCATGTACGACGACATCGGCTGTATCAATACCCTTCCTCCGGAATATGATCAGCTCTTGGAAAAATCGGGCATCAAGGTACGGGTTTTTAATCCCTTTCGGCCACGTCTTACGCCCTTGGCCAACTATAGAGATCACCGCAAAATTCTGGTGGTTGACGGTAATGTGGCATTCAGTGGCGGCTACAACCTAGCCGATGAGTATATCAACGAATTCGAGCGGTTTGGCCATTGGAAGGATACCGGCTTTATGCTTCAAGGAGACGGTGTTTGGAGCTTCACCTTTATGTTTCTACAGCAATGGGTAAGCTGTGGAAAGACAACAGAGCTGATTGATTACGATGCATACAGGCCCACTTTAACAGTAGCAGAGCAGGATGGATTGGTTCAGGCTTTCGATGATTCCCCGCTGGATCGCTTTAATGTTTGTGAAACCATCTACCGCAATATGCTCAGCCGGGCCCAACGATATATCTATATTGCAACACCTTACCTAATATTAGACAGCGATATGGAAAACACCCTTTGCAACGCTGCACAAATGGGCTTGGATGTGCGAATTTTAACGCCCAGCATCCCGGATAAATGGTATGTACACTTGCTGAGCCGCTCTTACTACAATCACTTAATTCAGGCCGGAATTACTATCTATGAATACTCGCCCGGCTTTATGCATGGAAAAATGATTGTGGCCGACGATGAAATCGCCACTGTAGGAACGTGTAATATGGATTTTCGCAGCTTTTATCTCCACTACGAATGCGGTGCTGTGTTTTATCTTTCCTCTATGGTGGGTAAAGTAAAAGCCGACATGGAAGCCACTTTTGCTGTATCCCATAAAGTGACGCTGGAAGAAGCCCGAAAAATCTCCTTGCCTATGCGTGTTGTAAGGGCATTTATTAAACTCTTTGCTCCTTTAATGTAA
- the tnpA gene encoding IS200/IS605 family transposase, with protein sequence MKDINSLEHTKWRCQYHVVFAPKYRRQVIYREIKADIGFILRKLCDQKGVEIIEANACPDHIHMLISIPPKFSVSQIMGYLKGKSSLMIFDRHANLKYKYGNRHFWARGYYVDTVGRNKKQIQEYIKKQLEEDELSDQMSLKEYTDPFTGSKNTKA encoded by the coding sequence ATGAAAGACATAAACAGTTTAGAACATACCAAGTGGAGATGTCAATACCACGTAGTATTTGCACCAAAATACAGGAGACAAGTAATATATCGGGAAATTAAAGCAGACATAGGGTTTATCCTAAGGAAATTGTGTGATCAAAAAGGGGTAGAAATTATAGAAGCGAACGCATGCCCAGATCACATCCATATGCTAATCAGTATACCACCAAAGTTTAGTGTATCGCAGATAATGGGGTATCTAAAAGGGAAGAGCAGCTTAATGATATTCGACCGTCATGCAAATTTGAAGTACAAATATGGAAATAGGCATTTCTGGGCAAGAGGGTATTATGTGGATACAGTAGGGCGGAATAAAAAGCAGATACAGGAGTATATCAAAAAGCAATTGGAGGAAGATGAGCTATCCGATCAGATGAGTCTCAAGGAGTACACTGACCCGTTTACGGGTAGCAAGAACACCAAGGCATAA
- a CDS encoding NPXTG-anchored protein → MSIGMMVTSFAAEAKLDINDVSQLGSSGVKSTIGSDYQDVLVRAEGEISLPVVNALTTNGVVVNESNLRKAKITIQRTISSGSNVIRDIEFNTKDKITYVRVRFLEEYVSTKATSFSMKIYLAKDGKRSSDYFELSGEMKNEVETVESDRDYVDLSDNLVAEADGYNSKIEVYGGNNVSLITKMMDGKKYYFTVNMDVSSADEKILNKYPDVIVYNLNQVGFTTGAKMVKFDLDGDKYYAYNEKGEAIGTTADLLAFSKKIYLSDKKLDMSGISEVEESDVDASEAPAESSVANNNNNPNTGVNGFANIAVVAGVVALAAAGAVAFKK, encoded by the coding sequence ATGTCTATTGGCATGATGGTTACTTCTTTTGCTGCTGAAGCTAAGTTGGACATTAACGATGTATCTCAATTGGGCTCTTCCGGCGTAAAGTCCACCATCGGTTCCGATTATCAGGATGTTTTGGTTCGCGCTGAGGGCGAGATTTCTTTGCCTGTTGTCAACGCTCTTACCACTAACGGTGTTGTTGTTAACGAATCCAACCTGAGAAAAGCTAAGATCACCATCCAGAGAACCATTTCTTCCGGTTCTAATGTAATTCGTGATATCGAATTCAACACTAAGGACAAGATCACCTATGTCCGTGTTCGCTTCCTGGAAGAATATGTTAGCACTAAGGCTACTTCCTTCTCCATGAAGATCTATCTGGCCAAGGATGGCAAGAGAAGCTCTGACTACTTTGAGCTGTCCGGCGAAATGAAGAATGAAGTTGAGACTGTTGAGAGCGATCGCGATTATGTGGATCTTTCTGACAATCTGGTTGCCGAAGCTGATGGTTACAACTCCAAGATCGAAGTATACGGCGGCAACAACGTATCCCTCATCACTAAGATGATGGATGGCAAAAAATACTACTTCACCGTTAACATGGATGTTTCTTCTGCTGATGAGAAAATCCTCAACAAATATCCTGATGTTATCGTTTACAACCTGAACCAGGTTGGTTTCACCACTGGTGCCAAAATGGTTAAGTTTGACCTTGATGGCGACAAGTACTATGCTTACAACGAGAAGGGCGAAGCTATCGGCACCACTGCTGATCTGCTTGCTTTCTCCAAGAAGATTTACCTGTCCGACAAGAAGCTTGACATGAGCGGCATTTCTGAAGTTGAAGAGTCTGATGTTGATGCTTCCGAAGCTCCTGCTGAGTCCTCTGTTGCCAACAACAACAACAACCCCAATACTGGTGTTAACGGCTTTGCCAACATCGCTGTTGTGGCTGGTGTAGTGGCTCTGGCCGCTGCTGGCGCAGTTGCTTTCAAGAAATAA